In Bactrocera oleae isolate idBacOlea1 chromosome 5, idBacOlea1, whole genome shotgun sequence, a genomic segment contains:
- the LOC106619447 gene encoding uncharacterized protein, which produces MASSKIILKVLLSLCVWSFVIIGLFKMHGTNIVSQEYSAVPLSGRILLQKDILRYAETTSTTTDRFDPSEILVDNRTAMDDDQLVRDVESRIPSLPIAYWSKNKNFRQQKSNTCAKYPSIFELEFNNIYWQTMRTTNGTFQLFGAYYDIRKTSRIGPTVRILGMIDRIQPTVKTYCQFWFDGQKEPFIVKTFEYKYIWYNKWGNYKQGIYQPYLIACQIPKPFHGVVPSSVSMVEKECDTATNNLRVIYNRPPDDQKKGFAVCVKGLDFLYDDLSVRLIEWIEMLNILGADKIYFYNLQVHPNITKVLSHYEQEGKVQVIPLTLPGGQPNVPGFQHLYLTKKTNHKRQNEVIPYNDCLYKNLYLYKYIALLDIDEVIMPKGNFVLWSELMEKVVPESLKIKPEGYNSYNFRNVYFLDDQQHEHGWHKDIPKYMHMLQHVHRAKNYTKPNQYVKCFHDPERVLTLHNHFPLACLGGVCKSYPVNTTDAQLQHYRADCVNTLKKSCEEYRENSVEDKTIWKYKDELIRRTFRTLDTLGFFKRPISNGGGIGSTTHASER; this is translated from the exons ATGGCCAGTTCCAAGATAATCTTAAAAGTTTTACTCTCGCTTTGCGTGTGGTCCTTCGTCATAATTGGTCTTTTCAAAATGCACGGCACCAATATAGTCTCGCAAGAGTACAGCGCCGTGCCATTGAGCGGCCGCATTTTGCTGCAGAAAGATATATTGCGTTATGCGGAGACTACGTCGACCACAACGGATCGTTTTGATCCATCGGAGATCTTAGTGGACAATCGAACAG CCATGGACGATGATCAGCTGGTGCGCGATGTTGAGTCGCGCATCCCTTCGCTCCCCATCGCCTATTGGAGCAAGAACAAGAACTTCCGCCAGCAAAAGTCCAACACTTGCGCCAAGTATCCATCCATCTTTGAGTTGGAATTCAATAATATCTACTGGCAGACAATGCGCACAACCAACGGCACCTTTCAGCTGTTCGGCGCATACTATGATATACGTAAGACCTCACGTATTGGACCGACGGTACGTATACTCGGCATGATCGATCGCATACAGCCGACGGTGAAGACATATTGCCAGTTCTGGTTCGATGGCCAGAAGGAGCCCTTCATTGTTAAGACATTCGAATACAAATATATCTGGTACAATAAGTGGGGCAACTACAAGCAGGGCATCTATCAGCCTTATCTGATAGCATGTCAAATACCGAAACCGTTCCACGGCGTTGTGCCCAGCTCGGTATCGATGGTGGAGAAGGAATGCGATACGGCGACAAATAACTTGCGCGTCATCTACAATCGGCCGCCAGATGATCAGAAGAAAGGTTTCGCCGTTTGTGTTAAGGGTTTGGACTTTCTCTACGATGATCTCTCTGTGCGTTTGATTGAGTGGATCGAGATGTTGAATATTTTGGGCGCCGATAAGATCTACTTCTACAATCTGCAAGTGCATCCGAATATCACAAAAGTGCTCAGCCACTACGAACAGGAAGGCAAAGTGCAGGTCATACCGCTGACGCTACCGGGCGGACAACCGAATGTGCCCGGCTTCCAGCATCTCTACCTCACGAAAAAGACGAATCACAAGCGTCAGAACGAGGTCATACCCTACAATGATTGTCTCTACAAGAATCTCTACTTATACAAATACATTGCGCTGCTCGATATCGACGAGGTGATCATGCCGAAGGGCAACTTCGTGCTCTGGTCAGAGCTAATGGAGAAGGTGGTGCCCGAATCGCTGAAGATCAAACCCGAAGGCTACAACAGTTACAATTTCCGCAATGTATACTTCCTCGACGATCAACAGCACGAGCATGGCTGGCACAAGGACATACCCAAGTACATGCACATGTTGCAACACGTGCACCGCGCCAAGAACTACACCAAACCCAATCAGTACGTGAAGTGTTTCCACGATCCAGAGCGCGTGCTCACGCTACACAATCACTTTCCGCTCGCCTGCCTCGGTGGCGTCTGTAAGTCCTACCCGGTGAACACCACCGACGCACAACTGCAACATTATCGCGCCGACTGCGTGAATACGCTAAAAAAGAGCTGTGAGGAGTATCGCGAGAATTCGGTCGAAGACAAAACGATCTGGAAGTACAAAGACGAGTTAATACGACGCACCTTCCGCACGCTCGACACGCTGGGCTTCTTCAAGCGGCCCATCAGCAATGGTGGCGGCATTGGTTCGACCACACATGCGAGTGAGCGGTGA